A stretch of the Bradyrhizobium sp. CCBAU 53351 genome encodes the following:
- a CDS encoding SDR family NAD(P)-dependent oxidoreductase, protein MDLGLKSKTAVVTGASIGIGRAIAKGLAAEGVRVVGVARRTDLLAELVQEVGGGLITPFEQDVMAKDAAEKIAAFALKELGHVDILINNAGGSRPLPVDAPDSKWDEAIALNFTSYRRIAHALLPQMIERKWGRIVNITGKSEPEGLNAAFAAKAAVHAWAKGLSREIGEHGITINCIPPGRIMSEQIRRNYAPDYRERFAEEEIPVGYWGEPEDLAALAVFLASPVARYITGTVIPVDGGLRRYQF, encoded by the coding sequence ATGGACCTCGGGCTCAAATCGAAAACCGCTGTTGTCACCGGCGCGAGCATCGGCATCGGCCGTGCCATCGCCAAGGGCCTCGCCGCCGAAGGCGTGCGCGTCGTCGGTGTGGCGCGGCGCACCGATCTGCTCGCCGAGCTGGTGCAGGAGGTCGGCGGCGGGCTGATCACGCCGTTCGAGCAGGACGTCATGGCCAAGGACGCGGCGGAGAAGATCGCGGCCTTCGCGTTGAAGGAGCTCGGCCATGTCGACATCCTCATCAACAATGCCGGTGGCAGCCGGCCGCTGCCGGTCGACGCACCCGACAGCAAATGGGACGAGGCGATCGCGCTGAACTTCACCAGCTACCGCCGCATCGCGCATGCGCTGCTGCCGCAGATGATCGAACGCAAATGGGGCCGCATCGTCAACATCACCGGCAAGTCCGAGCCGGAGGGCCTCAACGCCGCGTTCGCCGCCAAGGCCGCGGTGCACGCCTGGGCCAAGGGCCTGTCCCGCGAGATCGGCGAGCACGGCATCACCATCAACTGCATTCCGCCCGGCCGCATCATGAGCGAGCAGATCCGCCGCAACTATGCGCCGGATTATCGCGAGCGTTTTGCGGAGGAAGAGATCCCGGTCGGCTATTGGGGCGAGCCGGAAGACCTCGCCGCGCTCGCGGTGTTCCTGGCTTCACCCGTGGCGCGGTACATCACGGGCACGGTGATACCGGTGGACGGGGGACTGCGGCGGTATCAGTTCTAG
- a CDS encoding TRAP transporter large permease, which translates to MLTGMPISIALGLTVLSFMFTLTDVRTESVALKLFTGIENFEIMAIPFFILAGNFLTHGGVARRMITFATSLVGHWYGGLALSGVVACALFAAISGSSPATVVAIGSVILPAMVAQGFPKRFGAGVITTSGSLGILIPPSIPMVLYAVSTNSSVGKLFIAGIVPGFVLASLLGATTFYRAWRNDYPRMRKATFVERLDAFRKSIWGILLIVIVIGGIYSGLFTPTEAAAVSAVYAFIVAVFIYKDLKLRDVPRVLLSSANLSAMLLYIITNAVLFSFLMTYENVPQALAQWMIDQGLGWIGFLLLVNLLLLVAGNVMEPSSIILIMAPILFPVAIKLGIDPIHFGILMTVNMEVGLCHPPVGLNLYVASGIAKMGITELTVAVWPWLLTMLGFLVVVTYWPGLSLWLPRLLGM; encoded by the coding sequence ATGCTCACGGGCATGCCGATCTCGATCGCGCTGGGTCTCACCGTGCTCAGCTTCATGTTCACGCTGACCGATGTGCGAACGGAATCGGTGGCACTGAAGCTGTTCACGGGCATCGAGAATTTCGAGATCATGGCGATCCCGTTCTTCATCCTCGCCGGCAACTTCCTGACCCATGGCGGCGTGGCGCGGCGGATGATCACCTTCGCCACCTCGCTGGTCGGCCATTGGTACGGCGGTCTCGCTTTGTCGGGCGTGGTGGCCTGCGCACTGTTCGCGGCGATCTCCGGCTCCTCGCCGGCGACCGTGGTGGCGATCGGCTCGGTGATCCTGCCGGCGATGGTCGCGCAAGGCTTCCCGAAGCGGTTCGGCGCGGGCGTGATCACGACGTCGGGCTCGCTCGGAATCCTCATTCCGCCGTCGATCCCGATGGTGCTCTACGCCGTCTCCACCAACAGCTCGGTGGGCAAGCTGTTCATCGCCGGCATCGTGCCGGGGTTTGTGCTCGCTTCGCTGCTTGGCGCCACGACGTTCTATCGGGCCTGGCGCAACGACTATCCGAGGATGCGGAAAGCCACCTTCGTCGAGCGTCTCGACGCCTTCCGCAAGTCGATCTGGGGCATCCTGCTGATCGTGATCGTGATCGGCGGCATCTACAGCGGCCTGTTCACGCCGACCGAAGCCGCCGCCGTCAGCGCGGTCTATGCCTTCATCGTCGCGGTGTTCATCTACAAGGATTTGAAGCTGCGCGACGTGCCGCGGGTGCTGCTGTCATCGGCGAATTTGTCGGCGATGCTGCTCTACATCATCACCAACGCCGTGCTGTTCTCGTTCTTGATGACCTACGAGAATGTGCCGCAGGCGCTCGCGCAATGGATGATCGACCAGGGCCTGGGGTGGATCGGCTTCCTGCTGCTCGTCAACCTGCTGCTGCTGGTGGCAGGTAACGTGATGGAGCCGTCCTCGATCATCCTGATCATGGCGCCGATCCTGTTCCCGGTCGCGATCAAGCTCGGCATCGATCCCATTCATTTCGGGATCCTGATGACGGTCAACATGGAGGTCGGCCTGTGCCATCCGCCTGTCGGCCTCAATCTCTACGTCGCCTCGGGCATCGCCAAGATGGGAATTACCGAACTCACGGTCGCGGTGTGGCCGTGGCTGCTGACGATGCTGGGATTCCTCGTGGTGGTGACGTATTGGCCCGGCCTGTCGCTGTGGCTGCCGCGGCTGCTGGGGATGTAA
- a CDS encoding glycosyltransferase family 4 protein, which produces MRIAQVAPLTEAVPPKLYGGTERVVHWLTEELVALGHDVTLFASGDSQTSAKLDALWPKALRLDGSVRDPNALHMVLLERVRQKCDDEEFDFLHFHLDYYPWSLFHRQPTPFLTTLHGRLDLPEHQPVFNTFSKMPVISISNAQRRPVPQANWVTTIHHGLPENLLTPKPAKQEYLAVLGRIAPEKGVDRAIKIATHCGIPLKIAAKVDRADQDYYDELIRPMIENNPLVEFIGEISDHEKSDFLSGALGLLLPIDWPEPFGLVMIEAMACGTPVIAFNRGSVPEIIDDGLTGFIVEDVLSAAGVVGRLGQLDRAAIRKQFETRFTARRMALDYLAAYRSLAEKQAPRIKLVSSAE; this is translated from the coding sequence ATGCGCATCGCGCAGGTAGCTCCGTTGACGGAGGCTGTTCCACCCAAGCTGTATGGCGGCACCGAGCGGGTGGTGCATTGGTTGACGGAGGAGTTGGTAGCGCTTGGGCACGACGTGACGCTGTTCGCCAGCGGCGATTCCCAGACCTCAGCCAAGCTGGATGCGCTGTGGCCGAAGGCCCTTCGTCTCGACGGTTCCGTGCGCGATCCCAATGCGTTGCACATGGTGCTGCTGGAGCGCGTGCGGCAGAAATGTGACGACGAGGAGTTCGACTTCCTCCACTTCCATCTCGACTATTATCCCTGGTCGTTGTTCCACCGGCAGCCGACGCCGTTCCTGACCACGCTGCACGGCCGGCTCGATCTGCCGGAGCATCAGCCGGTCTTCAACACCTTCTCCAAGATGCCCGTCATCTCGATCTCCAACGCACAGCGGCGGCCGGTGCCGCAGGCGAATTGGGTGACGACGATTCATCATGGCCTTCCGGAGAACCTGCTGACACCCAAGCCGGCGAAGCAGGAATATCTCGCCGTGCTCGGCCGCATCGCGCCCGAGAAGGGCGTCGACCGCGCCATCAAGATCGCGACCCATTGCGGCATTCCGCTGAAGATTGCGGCCAAGGTCGATCGCGCCGACCAGGATTACTATGACGAGCTGATCCGGCCGATGATCGAGAACAACCCGCTGGTGGAGTTCATCGGCGAGATCAGCGATCACGAGAAGTCGGATTTCCTGAGCGGCGCACTCGGGCTTCTGCTGCCGATCGACTGGCCGGAGCCGTTTGGTCTCGTGATGATCGAAGCCATGGCCTGCGGAACGCCGGTCATCGCCTTCAACCGCGGCTCGGTGCCTGAAATCATCGACGACGGGCTGACCGGCTTCATCGTCGAGGACGTGCTCAGCGCCGCCGGTGTCGTCGGCCGCCTCGGGCAACTCGACCGCGCCGCGATCCGCAAGCAGTTCGAGACGCGCTTCACCGCGCGGCGCATGGCGCTCGACTATCTCGCGGCCTACCGTAGCCTCGCCGAAAAACAGGCGCCGCGGATCAAGCTGGTGAGCAGCGCGGAGTAG
- a CDS encoding methyltransferase domain-containing protein, with the protein MVWDPQQYLKFSGHRLRPAVDLLMRIPDFGPREIADLGAGAGNVTKLIKERWPAAAVTGVEGSAEMVAAGRKAAPDVEWSHEDLGHWRPARQYDLIYSNAALHWLPNHAALFPSVMEKVKPGGMLAVQMPRNFLAPSHVLIGETALDGPWRSKVEHLVTPPPVEGPAFYHDLLAPMSDNIDIWETEYLQVLEGENPVKEWTKGTWLTRYLDVLADDEKIAFEAAYGMRVAKAYPKNAAGQTLFPFRRLFMVAQRKG; encoded by the coding sequence ATGGTCTGGGATCCGCAGCAATATCTGAAATTCTCCGGCCACCGGCTCCGGCCCGCGGTCGACCTCCTGATGCGGATTCCGGATTTCGGCCCGCGCGAGATTGCCGATCTCGGCGCGGGCGCCGGCAATGTCACAAAGCTCATCAAGGAGCGCTGGCCGGCCGCGGCGGTGACGGGGGTCGAGGGCTCGGCCGAAATGGTCGCCGCGGGCCGCAAGGCCGCACCCGACGTGGAATGGTCGCATGAGGACCTCGGCCATTGGCGTCCCGCCAGGCAATACGACTTGATCTATTCCAATGCCGCACTGCACTGGCTGCCCAATCACGCGGCATTGTTTCCGTCGGTGATGGAGAAGGTGAAGCCTGGCGGCATGCTTGCGGTGCAGATGCCGCGCAACTTCCTGGCGCCCTCGCACGTGCTGATCGGCGAGACGGCGCTTGATGGTCCGTGGCGGTCCAAGGTCGAGCATCTCGTCACCCCGCCGCCGGTCGAGGGGCCGGCCTTCTATCACGATCTTCTGGCGCCGATGTCCGATAACATCGACATCTGGGAGACCGAATATCTGCAAGTGCTCGAAGGCGAGAATCCCGTCAAGGAATGGACCAAGGGGACCTGGTTGACGCGCTATCTCGACGTGCTGGCGGACGATGAGAAGATCGCGTTCGAGGCCGCCTATGGGATGCGCGTTGCAAAGGCCTATCCGAAGAATGCGGCTGGGCAGACCCTGTTCCCGTTCCGCCGTCTCTTCATGGTGGCCCAGCGCAAGGGCTGA
- a CDS encoding DctP family TRAP transporter solute-binding subunit — protein MRKLLLAVAAAALVLAPAVAQAQNPIVIKFSHVVANDTPKGKGALKFKELAEKYTDGKVKVEVYPNSTLYKDKEEIEALQLGSVQMLAPSTAKFAPLGVKEFEALDLPWLFKDDQTYSNAMKGTLGKWLFQKLEAKGITGLAYWDNGFHMLSSNRPLLKPTDFQGLKFRISGSKIADQYLRIMGSIPQIMAFSEVYQALQTGVVDGCENTASNYLTQKFYEVQKDITVSYHAHLQYAVIVNSKFWSGLPPDIRTQLDKAMAEASDYTNSIARQENEDALAEIKKTGKTNLHYLTDADRKAWQEAMQPTYKWAKGRVGQEVLDLVAKELDVKMN, from the coding sequence ATGCGCAAACTGCTTCTCGCGGTCGCTGCGGCCGCGTTGGTTCTGGCCCCTGCCGTTGCGCAGGCCCAAAATCCGATCGTCATCAAGTTCAGTCACGTCGTCGCCAACGACACCCCGAAGGGGAAGGGCGCGCTGAAATTCAAGGAGCTCGCCGAGAAATACACCGACGGCAAGGTCAAGGTCGAAGTCTATCCGAACTCCACGCTCTACAAGGACAAGGAGGAGATCGAGGCGCTGCAGCTCGGCTCGGTGCAGATGCTCGCGCCCTCCACCGCGAAATTCGCGCCGCTGGGCGTCAAGGAGTTCGAAGCACTCGACCTGCCGTGGCTGTTCAAGGACGACCAGACCTATTCCAACGCGATGAAGGGCACGCTCGGCAAGTGGCTGTTCCAGAAGCTCGAGGCCAAGGGCATCACCGGGCTTGCCTATTGGGACAACGGCTTCCACATGCTCTCCTCCAATCGTCCCTTGCTGAAGCCGACGGATTTCCAGGGTCTTAAATTCCGCATCTCCGGATCGAAGATCGCCGACCAATATCTTCGTATCATGGGCTCGATCCCGCAGATCATGGCGTTCTCGGAAGTCTACCAGGCCCTGCAGACCGGGGTGGTCGACGGCTGCGAGAACACCGCGTCCAACTATCTGACGCAGAAGTTCTACGAGGTGCAGAAGGACATCACCGTGTCCTATCACGCCCATCTGCAATACGCCGTCATCGTCAATTCGAAGTTCTGGTCGGGCCTGCCGCCCGATATCCGCACCCAGCTCGACAAGGCAATGGCGGAAGCGTCCGACTACACCAACTCGATCGCGCGCCAGGAGAACGAGGACGCGCTGGCCGAGATCAAAAAGACGGGCAAGACCAATCTGCACTATCTCACCGACGCCGATCGCAAGGCCTGGCAGGAGGCGATGCAGCCGACCTATAAATGGGCCAAGGGCAGGGTCGGGCAGGAGGTGCTCGATCTCGTTGCCAAGGAACTCGACGTCAAGATGAACTGA
- a CDS encoding ABC transporter ATP-binding protein — MDHLSGYARRPFAFVLRYLRMRMASHLVILTAVVAAVACSVGTQYGVKSLVDALSAGPSQDGGVWLAFILLMSLIAADNFLWRIASWTASFTFVRVTGDLRRDIFRHLTGHAPSYFSDRMPGMLTSRITATSNAVFTVENMFVWNVLPPCIATVAAIALIGTVSPYMALGLSVIAGGMVLAMFRLAAAGKPLHDDFADKAAAVDGEMIDVISNMPLVRAFCGIGHEHERFDATVNRELTARSRSLRYLEKLRLLHAAVTVVLTIALMAWAITLWQKSEATTGDVVLVCTLGISILSATRDLAVALVDVTQHVARLTEAIATLLVPHELRDHPEAEPLVKSGAAIAYNNVTFGYPGGDKIFERFSLRLQPGQRVGLVGQSGGGKSTLFTLLQRFYDTDEGSITIDGQDISKVTQQSLREAISVVPQDISLFHRSIRENIRYGRPNATDDEVLRAAIAARCDFIDSLPEGLDTMVGDRGVKMSGGQRQRIAIARAFLKDAPILLLDEATAALDSESEEAIREALSRLMRGRTVIAIAHRLATLRNFDRVVVLRNGKIIEDGSPERLMQGHGPYRELVTQEMSRLAQAAA; from the coding sequence ATGGATCATCTTTCTGGATACGCGCGCAGACCATTTGCCTTTGTCTTGCGCTATCTTCGGATGCGAATGGCGTCGCATCTGGTGATCCTGACCGCGGTCGTTGCAGCGGTTGCCTGCTCCGTAGGCACGCAATACGGGGTCAAATCCCTGGTCGACGCCTTGTCTGCTGGCCCGTCGCAGGACGGTGGCGTATGGCTGGCATTCATTTTACTCATGTCGCTGATCGCCGCCGACAATTTCCTGTGGCGGATTGCGAGTTGGACGGCGAGCTTCACCTTCGTTCGGGTCACGGGTGATTTACGCCGTGACATATTTCGTCATCTGACCGGGCACGCGCCGAGCTACTTCTCCGATCGCATGCCCGGCATGCTGACGAGCCGCATCACGGCGACGTCGAACGCGGTGTTCACGGTCGAGAACATGTTCGTCTGGAACGTGCTGCCGCCGTGCATTGCCACAGTTGCGGCAATCGCCTTGATTGGAACCGTCAGTCCTTACATGGCGCTCGGCCTGAGCGTGATCGCCGGCGGCATGGTCCTCGCGATGTTCCGCCTCGCCGCCGCCGGCAAACCGCTGCATGACGACTTCGCCGACAAGGCCGCCGCGGTCGACGGCGAGATGATCGACGTCATCAGCAACATGCCGCTGGTCCGCGCCTTCTGCGGCATCGGCCATGAGCATGAGCGGTTCGACGCGACCGTGAACCGCGAACTGACGGCGCGGAGCCGTAGCCTGCGATACCTCGAGAAGCTACGGCTGCTGCATGCCGCAGTGACTGTGGTTCTGACGATCGCATTGATGGCCTGGGCCATCACGCTCTGGCAGAAGAGCGAGGCGACCACCGGTGACGTCGTGTTGGTTTGTACGCTCGGTATCTCCATCCTGAGCGCGACGCGCGATCTCGCGGTTGCGCTGGTCGATGTCACCCAGCACGTCGCGCGGCTGACCGAGGCGATCGCTACGCTGCTGGTGCCTCACGAATTGCGCGACCACCCCGAGGCGGAACCTCTCGTCAAGAGCGGCGCCGCGATTGCATACAACAACGTCACTTTCGGCTATCCCGGCGGCGACAAGATTTTCGAGCGCTTCAGCCTGCGGCTTCAGCCCGGCCAGCGGGTGGGCCTGGTCGGCCAGTCCGGCGGCGGCAAGTCGACGCTGTTCACGCTGCTGCAGCGCTTCTACGATACCGACGAGGGCAGCATCACCATCGACGGCCAGGACATCTCCAAGGTCACGCAGCAGAGCCTGCGCGAGGCGATCTCCGTCGTGCCGCAGGACATCTCGCTGTTCCATCGCTCGATCCGCGAGAACATCCGCTACGGCCGGCCGAACGCCACCGACGACGAGGTGCTGCGGGCGGCGATCGCGGCGCGCTGCGATTTCATCGACAGCCTGCCCGAAGGCCTCGACACCATGGTCGGCGACCGCGGCGTCAAGATGTCCGGCGGCCAGCGCCAGCGCATCGCGATCGCGCGCGCCTTCCTGAAGGACGCGCCGATCCTGCTGCTGGACGAGGCCACCGCGGCGCTCGACAGCGAATCCGAGGAGGCCATCCGTGAGGCGCTGTCGCGCCTGATGCGCGGCCGCACCGTGATCGCGATCGCGCACCGGCTGGCGACGCTGCGCAATTTCGATCGCGTGGTCGTGCTGAGAAATGGTAAGATCATCGAAGACGGATCGCCCGAGCGCCTCATGCAGGGTCACGGACCCTATCGTGAACTGGTCACGCAGGAAATGAGCCGGCTCGCGCAAGCCGCCGCGTAA
- a CDS encoding amylo-alpha-1,6-glucosidase, whose protein sequence is MSAEAVTQLVSVTRTPEQVAEQPFYIPMTGPSARPRRSLKHDDMFIVLDSHGDIGASAGGPDGLFHYDTRYLARLELVLDDLQPLLLGSNLRDDNSALTVDLTNPDIYRQGRLAFQKDLLHIVRTIFLWRGTAYQRIGVQNHGDGRASFELTLLFDNDFADLFEVRGERRPRRGTGTSRLLGPTDVLFEYRGLDDAERTTGLHFDPRPTRLSVNAATWQLELDPHESKSLFVAVSCNRPVAEKPARFFRGLLAHRREMRQSTMGAASIETSNNIFNEVLCQAMADLNMLMTETPQGRYPYAGIPWYSTTFGRDGLITALQMLWVDPRVAKGVLRRLAHFQAKVVDPLADAAPGKILHEMRGGEMAALREVPFAQYYGSVDSTALFVLLAGSYFERTGDEKTLIELWPAIEAGLAWIDGPGDPDKDGFVEYQRATEKGLANQGWKDSYDAIFHADGQLAEGNIALAEVQGYVYAAKQLAARCALRLGKPDRARKLEADARALAERFEKAFWCEELGTYALALDGKKRPCKVRTSNAGQVLFSGMIREDRARLVAADLMRPHFFSGWGIRTVARGEARYNPMSYHDGSIWPHDNALIALGLARYGLKHSVAHVFKGLFDAATYMDLRRLPELFCGFRREKRRGPTLYPVACAPQAWASATPFTLLEAALGIEFDVVRGEIRLRNPHLPAFLNEVILRDLRLGESSVDLRVSRHGDDVALEVLRTRGQIQVSIVLAR, encoded by the coding sequence ATGTCGGCTGAAGCCGTAACCCAACTCGTCTCCGTGACGCGAACCCCGGAACAGGTCGCGGAGCAGCCCTTCTATATTCCGATGACCGGGCCGTCGGCCCGGCCGCGGCGGTCCCTCAAGCACGACGACATGTTCATCGTGCTCGACAGCCATGGCGACATCGGCGCGTCGGCCGGCGGACCGGACGGCCTGTTTCACTACGACACGCGCTACCTGGCGCGGCTGGAACTGGTGCTCGACGATCTCCAGCCGCTGCTGCTCGGCTCGAACCTGCGCGACGACAATTCGGCGCTGACCGTCGATCTGACCAATCCGGACATCTACCGTCAGGGCCGCCTGGCGTTTCAGAAGGATCTGCTGCACATCGTGCGCACGATCTTCCTCTGGCGCGGCACGGCCTATCAGCGCATCGGCGTGCAGAACCACGGTGACGGGCGGGCCAGCTTCGAACTGACGCTGCTGTTCGACAACGATTTCGCCGATCTGTTCGAGGTCCGCGGCGAGCGCAGGCCGCGCCGCGGGACCGGCACGAGCAGACTGCTCGGGCCGACCGACGTGCTGTTCGAATATCGCGGTCTGGATGACGCCGAGCGCACCACGGGGCTGCATTTCGACCCGCGTCCAACGCGGCTGTCGGTGAACGCGGCGACCTGGCAGCTCGAACTGGACCCTCACGAATCGAAATCGCTGTTCGTAGCCGTATCCTGCAACCGGCCGGTCGCGGAGAAGCCCGCGCGCTTTTTCAGGGGCTTGCTCGCCCACCGCCGCGAGATGCGCCAGTCCACGATGGGCGCCGCCAGCATCGAAACCTCCAACAACATCTTCAACGAGGTGCTGTGCCAGGCCATGGCCGACCTCAACATGCTGATGACGGAGACGCCGCAGGGGCGTTATCCCTATGCCGGCATTCCCTGGTACTCCACGACGTTCGGCCGCGACGGCCTGATCACCGCGCTGCAGATGCTGTGGGTCGATCCGCGCGTCGCCAAGGGCGTCCTGCGCCGGCTCGCGCATTTCCAGGCCAAGGTGGTCGATCCGCTTGCCGATGCCGCGCCCGGCAAGATCCTGCACGAGATGCGCGGCGGAGAGATGGCGGCGCTGCGAGAGGTGCCGTTCGCGCAATATTACGGCAGCGTCGATTCGACCGCGCTGTTCGTCCTGCTGGCCGGGAGCTATTTCGAACGGACCGGCGACGAGAAGACCTTGATCGAGCTATGGCCGGCGATCGAGGCGGGGCTGGCCTGGATCGACGGTCCCGGCGATCCTGACAAGGACGGCTTCGTCGAATACCAGCGCGCCACCGAGAAAGGACTGGCCAACCAGGGCTGGAAGGATTCGTATGATGCCATCTTCCATGCCGACGGCCAGCTCGCGGAAGGCAATATCGCGCTCGCCGAAGTCCAGGGCTACGTCTACGCCGCCAAGCAGCTCGCCGCGCGTTGCGCCTTGCGGCTCGGCAAGCCGGACCGTGCGCGCAAGCTCGAGGCCGACGCCAGAGCGCTGGCCGAACGCTTCGAGAAGGCATTCTGGTGCGAGGAGCTCGGCACTTATGCGCTCGCCCTCGACGGCAAGAAGCGGCCCTGCAAGGTGCGGACCTCGAACGCCGGTCAGGTGCTGTTCAGCGGCATGATCCGCGAGGACCGCGCCCGCCTCGTCGCCGCCGATCTGATGCGGCCGCATTTCTTCTCGGGTTGGGGCATCCGCACCGTCGCGCGGGGCGAAGCGCGCTACAACCCGATGTCCTACCATGACGGGTCGATCTGGCCGCACGACAACGCGCTGATCGCGCTCGGGCTCGCACGCTACGGCCTCAAGCACTCGGTGGCGCACGTCTTCAAGGGGCTGTTCGACGCGGCGACCTACATGGACCTGCGCCGTTTGCCCGAATTGTTCTGCGGCTTCCGGCGCGAGAAGCGGCGAGGGCCGACGCTCTATCCGGTCGCCTGCGCGCCGCAGGCCTGGGCCAGCGCGACGCCGTTCACGCTGCTGGAAGCGGCGCTCGGCATCGAGTTCGACGTGGTGCGCGGCGAGATTCGCCTGCGCAACCCGCATCTGCCGGCGTTCCTCAACGAGGTGATCCTGCGCGATCTGCGTCTGGGCGAGTCCAGCGTCGATCTTCGCGTCAGCCGCCATGGCGACGACGTGGCGCTGGAGGTGTTGCGCACCCGCGGCCAGATCCAGGTCTCGATCGTGCTGGCGCGCTAG
- a CDS encoding alkyl/aryl-sulfatase, which translates to MTERSSEPKDATPSVIAQQNALLNALPFSDTRDFDDAARGFLGTVENAAITNPQGRTVWSLQPYGFLSSEQAPPTVNPSLWRQSRLNMQHGLFEVVPGVYQVRGLDIANMTLIEGDSGIIVVDTLTSIEGARAALDLYFRHRGLKPVAAVIFTHTHTDHWGGARGVLEEDALASGRVPIIAPNLFMEHAVSENIIAGPAMLRRAQYQFGSLLAKGARGQVDCGLGKSMAAGSVALLRPTDLIMATGDTRVIDGVAFEFQMAPNSEAPAEMHFFIPRYKVLNLAENCTHNFHNLLPFRGADVRDALAWSKYLGEALQLWDGKAEAMCGQHHWPVWGRERIGTMIRQQRDLYKFAHDQTIRLMNHGLNAAEIAETIRLPKSLEGAWHGRGYYGHIRHNVKAIYQKYLGWYDANPVNLDPLPPVESGRKYVDYMGGADAVLARARTDFDKGEFRFVAQVLGHLVFAEPDNTAARDLLADTLEQLGYAAESATWRNAYLFGAQELRQGMPKVPARPPMPRETLAALRTSQLWDVLGIRLNGPKAEGKHIVLNWRFSDTGESFVLNLENCALTYTEGVQAEGADASFTLARATLDEVIAKLTSFPEAVAAGKVQLAGNPMKLAELMGLMDEFPRMFEIVEPKRTVVV; encoded by the coding sequence ATGACAGAACGCAGCAGCGAGCCCAAGGACGCGACGCCTTCCGTCATCGCGCAGCAGAACGCGCTGCTGAACGCGCTGCCGTTTTCCGACACGCGGGATTTCGACGATGCCGCGCGCGGCTTCCTCGGCACGGTCGAGAACGCAGCGATCACGAACCCGCAAGGGCGGACGGTCTGGAGTCTCCAGCCTTACGGCTTCCTGTCCTCTGAACAGGCGCCGCCCACGGTCAATCCGAGCCTGTGGCGGCAGTCGCGTCTCAACATGCAGCACGGCCTGTTCGAGGTCGTGCCCGGCGTCTATCAGGTGCGCGGGCTCGACATCGCCAACATGACGCTGATCGAGGGCGACAGCGGTATCATCGTCGTGGACACCCTGACCTCGATCGAGGGCGCCCGTGCCGCGCTCGATCTCTATTTCAGGCATCGGGGCCTAAAGCCCGTTGCGGCCGTCATCTTCACGCACACGCACACCGACCATTGGGGCGGCGCGCGCGGCGTGCTGGAGGAGGATGCGCTGGCGAGTGGCCGCGTGCCGATCATCGCGCCGAATCTGTTCATGGAGCATGCCGTTTCCGAGAACATCATTGCGGGGCCGGCGATGCTGCGCCGGGCGCAGTATCAGTTCGGCTCGCTGCTCGCCAAGGGCGCGCGGGGACAGGTCGATTGCGGGCTCGGCAAGTCGATGGCGGCAGGATCGGTCGCGCTGCTGCGGCCGACCGACCTGATCATGGCGACCGGCGATACGCGTGTGATTGATGGCGTCGCGTTCGAATTCCAGATGGCGCCGAACAGCGAGGCGCCGGCGGAGATGCATTTCTTCATCCCGCGCTACAAGGTTCTGAACCTCGCCGAGAACTGCACGCACAATTTTCACAATCTGCTGCCGTTCCGCGGCGCCGACGTGCGCGATGCGCTGGCCTGGTCGAAATATCTGGGTGAGGCCCTGCAATTGTGGGACGGCAAGGCGGAGGCGATGTGCGGCCAGCATCATTGGCCGGTATGGGGGCGCGAGCGCATCGGCACGATGATCCGGCAGCAGCGCGACCTCTACAAATTCGCGCATGACCAGACCATCCGCCTGATGAACCACGGCCTCAACGCCGCCGAGATCGCCGAGACCATCCGCTTGCCGAAGAGCCTGGAGGGAGCCTGGCACGGGCGCGGCTATTACGGCCACATCCGCCACAATGTGAAGGCGATCTACCAGAAATATCTCGGCTGGTACGACGCCAATCCGGTCAATCTCGATCCGCTGCCGCCGGTCGAGTCAGGCAGGAAGTATGTCGACTATATGGGCGGGGCGGACGCGGTCCTGGCGCGGGCGCGTACCGATTTCGACAAAGGCGAGTTTCGCTTCGTCGCCCAGGTGCTCGGCCATCTCGTCTTTGCCGAACCGGATAACACGGCGGCGCGCGATCTGCTTGCCGACACGCTGGAGCAGCTCGGCTACGCTGCCGAAAGCGCGACCTGGCGCAACGCCTATCTGTTCGGCGCGCAGGAATTGCGCCAGGGCATGCCGAAGGTGCCGGCGCGTCCGCCGATGCCACGCGAGACGCTGGCCGCGCTGCGCACCTCGCAGCTCTGGGACGTCCTGGGTATCCGCCTCAACGGCCCCAAGGCGGAGGGCAAGCACATCGTCTTGAACTGGCGCTTTTCCGATACCGGCGAAAGCTTCGTGCTGAATCTGGAGAATTGCGCGCTGACCTACACCGAGGGCGTGCAGGCTGAGGGGGCCGATGCCAGCTTCACGCTGGCTCGCGCAACGCTCGACGAGGTGATCGCCAAGCTGACGAGCTTTCCGGAAGCCGTCGCCGCCGGCAAGGTCCAGCTCGCGGGCAATCCGATGAAGCTTGCCGAGCTGATGGGGCTGATGGACGAGTTTCCAAGGATGTTCGAGATCGTCGAGCCGAAGCGGACGGTGGTGGTGTAG